From a region of the Streptacidiphilus albus JL83 genome:
- a CDS encoding type II toxin-antitoxin system Phd/YefM family antitoxin: MEIIPITEAKSRIAELADRVAREHDHFTITRNGRADVMLISVAEYESMQETLDVLSDDETLADLRQSREDFEAEDTYSAADVRAELERRRTGAA; the protein is encoded by the coding sequence ATGGAGATCATTCCGATTACCGAGGCGAAGAGCCGGATCGCGGAGCTTGCCGACCGGGTCGCCCGCGAGCACGACCACTTCACCATCACCCGTAATGGGCGCGCCGATGTCATGCTGATCTCCGTCGCCGAGTACGAGTCCATGCAGGAGACCCTTGACGTCCTCTCGGACGACGAGACGCTGGCCGATCTGCGCCAGTCGCGCGAGGACTTCGAGGCCGAGGACACCTATTCCGCCGCTGACGTGCGCGCCGAGCTCGAACGCCGCCGCACAGGCGCGGCGTGA
- a CDS encoding three-Cys-motif partner protein TcmP, whose product MAVPKEPVWDRDPHTAAKHDVLRRYLQAWAPILLSRNEAVSYAEGFAGPGIYKHGEPGSPVIAHNVLAAALRQRPGKTVKMVLVEEDARRKAMLEQQIARARSTGGPELARLQTRIERGGCHPDLLAHLVNTGSHLHPMFVLLDGFGGPEVPFALLRQIARHRSSEVLITFQPQFLVRFATADGIHREAGNTFFGGSDWQGVFSQHSSDKAAFLRDQYRLTLRRAGFDHSLSFEMVDEKSHLLYLIFGTRHERGVEKMKDAMWKVDPTTGVRYRDPKDTGQQLLDLEFEPDTAPLRRILIDHLQAAAAPMSVTSLQRFALLETVYRPGQVIASLTRMRTDEWITTSPGRILKASLITPVRSDALF is encoded by the coding sequence ATGGCGGTACCAAAAGAACCTGTCTGGGACCGGGACCCGCACACCGCCGCCAAGCACGACGTGCTGCGCCGGTACCTCCAGGCATGGGCACCGATCCTGCTCTCCAGAAACGAAGCCGTCAGCTACGCCGAGGGCTTCGCCGGCCCGGGAATCTACAAGCACGGCGAGCCCGGTTCACCGGTGATCGCCCACAACGTCCTGGCTGCCGCTCTGCGCCAACGGCCGGGTAAGACCGTCAAGATGGTGCTCGTCGAGGAAGACGCCCGGCGCAAGGCGATGCTGGAGCAGCAGATCGCCCGCGCGCGCAGTACCGGCGGCCCCGAGCTGGCGCGGCTGCAGACCCGTATCGAGCGGGGAGGCTGCCATCCTGACCTGCTGGCGCACCTGGTGAACACGGGCAGCCACCTGCACCCGATGTTCGTGCTCCTCGACGGCTTTGGCGGCCCCGAGGTGCCCTTCGCTCTCCTGCGGCAGATCGCACGCCATCGCAGCAGCGAGGTGTTGATCACCTTCCAGCCCCAGTTCCTCGTCCGCTTCGCCACCGCCGACGGGATCCACCGCGAGGCCGGCAACACCTTCTTCGGCGGCTCGGACTGGCAGGGCGTGTTCAGCCAGCACAGCAGCGACAAAGCGGCCTTCCTGCGCGACCAGTACCGTCTGACCTTGCGCCGCGCCGGCTTCGACCACAGCCTGTCCTTCGAGATGGTCGACGAGAAGAGTCACCTGCTGTACCTCATCTTCGGCACCCGCCACGAGCGCGGCGTGGAGAAGATGAAGGACGCCATGTGGAAGGTCGACCCCACCACCGGCGTCCGCTACCGCGACCCCAAGGACACCGGCCAGCAGCTCCTAGATCTCGAATTCGAGCCCGACACCGCCCCCCTGCGGCGCATCCTCATCGACCACCTGCAGGCCGCAGCTGCCCCGATGAGCGTGACCTCACTTCAGCGCTTCGCCCTGCTGGAGACGGTCTACCGGCCCGGCCAGGTCATCGCCTCCCTCACCAGGATGCGCACCGACGAGTGGATCACCACCTCCCCGGGAAGGATCCTAAAGGCCTCACTGATCACACCCGTCCGCAGCGACGCTCTCTTCTGA
- a CDS encoding S1 RNA-binding domain-containing protein, whose amino-acid sequence MKLVDADVLTWGDWVRWQRTERGSYVLPIPGDGGEPVHELRAVRGHRHGARQREELRVDGAHSDEHTRCLAAPPVGARLDRDDVAPGNDSEASTPADLRWDRLHRIRRGEIRTGTVTSIESFGVLVDIGDHTTGSINAAELSWQRYDHYTDVVQVGQEVTVQVLDVDLQRERVSLSRKAMQPDPLSQVTNAPGDLVPGRVTKLLPFGAFVLLGGTFTGAVEGLVHVSELSPAPDGHPADVLQVGDEVTVRILSVDRERRRVSLALGPAFREHQHPAEQDCGAGSRKSA is encoded by the coding sequence GTGAAGTTAGTCGATGCTGACGTCCTGACCTGGGGTGACTGGGTTCGTTGGCAGAGGACCGAACGCGGGTCGTATGTGCTGCCAATACCTGGTGACGGCGGCGAGCCTGTCCACGAACTCCGCGCGGTCCGCGGACACCGCCATGGTGCCCGGCAGCGTGAAGAACTTCGCGTCGACGGTGCGCACTCCGATGAACACACGCGATGCCTTGCCGCGCCGCCCGTTGGTGCGCGGCTCGACCGCGACGATGTCGCTCCAGGGAACGACTCTGAGGCATCCACCCCCGCGGACCTGCGCTGGGACCGACTCCACCGGATCCGCCGCGGGGAGATCCGCACCGGAACGGTCACCTCGATCGAGAGCTTCGGCGTCCTGGTGGACATCGGCGACCACACCACCGGCTCGATCAACGCCGCCGAACTCAGCTGGCAGCGCTACGACCACTACACCGACGTCGTCCAGGTCGGCCAGGAGGTCACTGTCCAGGTCCTCGACGTGGACCTGCAGCGCGAACGGGTCTCCCTCTCCCGCAAGGCGATGCAGCCGGACCCGCTGTCCCAGGTCACCAACGCACCCGGCGACCTCGTCCCCGGCCGGGTCACCAAACTCCTGCCCTTCGGCGCATTCGTCCTCCTCGGCGGCACCTTCACGGGCGCAGTGGAAGGACTCGTCCACGTCTCCGAACTGTCCCCAGCGCCCGACGGCCACCCTGCGGACGTACTCCAGGTCGGTGACGAGGTGACAGTCCGCATCCTCTCCGTCGACCGCGAACGCCGCCGGGTGTCCCTCGCCCTCGGACCAGCCTTCCGGGAGCACCAGCACCCCGCTGAGCAAGACTGCGGGGCGGGATCGCGGAAATCCGCCTGA
- a CDS encoding transposase: MWVRDRLDGLWCDEDFAGWYPRDGRPGLSPAQLATVCVLQFLLGLSDRQAAEAVRCRIDFKYAMAMELDDPGFHHSVLADFRERLAQDDRTAVQAAAVTTSPQPR; encoded by the coding sequence ATGTGGGTCAGAGACCGGTTGGACGGGCTGTGGTGCGACGAGGACTTCGCCGGCTGGTACCCGCGTGACGGGCGCCCCGGGCTCTCGCCCGCGCAACTGGCCACCGTCTGTGTGCTGCAGTTCCTGCTCGGTCTGTCGGACCGCCAGGCAGCGGAAGCGGTCCGCTGCCGCATCGACTTCAAGTACGCCATGGCCATGGAGCTGGACGATCCCGGCTTCCACCACAGCGTGCTGGCCGACTTCCGCGAGCGCCTCGCCCAGGACGACCGCACCGCGGTGCAGGCTGCGGCGGTGACGACTTCACCCCAGCCGCGGTAG
- a CDS encoding cytochrome P450 family protein, whose amino-acid sequence MTVEARTLAAVPRSPETAWPIESVLFGTALAVQRIPWIDLPARALGLRRLTREELTRQLFVHLRRTNSDELVELRTPFGVFLTPLSQEVATGLLGQVHSAGACESPVGLTAAGRRYGISAHAAPPLPGKELAGSVGPAVRAAVDQAAAARSADGTLPWPQWSRITQRLARSAVLGAAAADDTLLSEILTAMIQAGGSRREQNLAEALYRRLVPYLSAPEGAAARIVDARARPEQAVPVLAHVLALVSGAVGESAAQALALLAVLPPVAGTDPVERALGMALRHYPPLAATVHRVRSPFQWNGMAVRAGTEILHSTAWLRELDGWQDESDGSASLCAHPSACPAAEAARAVTRAFLGALTQSLHPVLYAPRLHPDRLPHALEPQSLKIALADRSGFQADGSVSVGAAVGLSLRDGDHAAAHHAALARRTAGRLEEQAGALVECAQSSEWNNDAVGEHFRMVLLGHAERCFAAAADMQRTADRLAR is encoded by the coding sequence ATGACCGTTGAAGCACGCACCCTTGCCGCTGTTCCCCGCAGCCCGGAGACGGCCTGGCCGATCGAGAGCGTCCTGTTCGGGACCGCCCTGGCGGTCCAGCGAATCCCCTGGATCGACCTGCCCGCACGTGCCCTGGGGCTGCGCCGGCTGACCCGGGAGGAGTTGACCCGGCAGCTCTTCGTTCACCTCAGGCGCACCAATTCGGACGAGCTGGTGGAACTGCGGACACCGTTCGGCGTCTTCCTGACGCCGCTGTCCCAGGAGGTCGCCACCGGCCTGCTCGGCCAGGTCCACTCGGCGGGCGCCTGCGAGTCGCCGGTGGGGCTGACCGCGGCGGGGCGGCGCTACGGCATCTCCGCCCACGCCGCACCCCCGCTGCCGGGGAAGGAGCTCGCCGGGTCCGTCGGGCCCGCAGTCCGGGCGGCAGTGGACCAGGCCGCGGCCGCGCGCAGCGCGGACGGGACGCTGCCGTGGCCCCAGTGGAGCCGGATCACGCAGCGGTTGGCCCGCAGCGCGGTCCTCGGCGCTGCGGCCGCAGACGACACCCTGCTCAGCGAGATCCTGACAGCGATGATCCAGGCCGGCGGTTCGCGACGGGAACAGAACCTGGCCGAGGCCCTGTACCGGCGCCTGGTCCCCTACCTGTCCGCCCCGGAGGGCGCCGCTGCCCGGATCGTCGACGCCCGGGCGCGCCCCGAGCAGGCCGTCCCGGTGCTCGCGCACGTCCTGGCGCTGGTTTCCGGGGCAGTGGGCGAGAGCGCTGCGCAGGCCCTCGCGCTGCTGGCCGTCCTGCCGCCGGTCGCGGGCACCGACCCGGTGGAGCGGGCCCTGGGCATGGCGTTGCGGCACTATCCACCGCTTGCCGCCACCGTGCACCGGGTCCGTTCGCCCTTCCAATGGAATGGGATGGCGGTCCGCGCCGGGACGGAAATCCTCCACTCCACGGCTTGGTTGCGGGAGTTGGACGGCTGGCAGGACGAGTCGGACGGGTCGGCCTCGCTGTGCGCGCATCCCTCCGCGTGTCCGGCGGCCGAGGCCGCCCGCGCCGTCACCCGGGCCTTCCTCGGCGCGCTCACGCAGTCATTGCACCCCGTGCTCTACGCGCCACGACTCCACCCCGACCGGCTCCCGCACGCGCTGGAACCGCAGTCCCTGAAGATCGCCCTGGCCGACCGCTCGGGCTTCCAGGCCGACGGCAGCGTCAGCGTCGGCGCCGCCGTGGGCCTGTCGCTGCGGGACGGCGACCACGCCGCAGCACATCATGCGGCGCTGGCCCGCCGGACCGCCGGCCGCCTCGAAGAACAGGCCGGAGCACTGGTGGAGTGCGCGCAGTCCAGCGAGTGGAACAACGACGCCGTCGGGGAGCACTTCCGCATGGTGCTGCTGGGCCATGCGGAGCGCTGCTTCGCCGCCGCCGCCGACATGCAGCGGACGGCTGACCGCCTTGCCCGCTGA
- a CDS encoding acyl carrier protein — protein sequence MNSEESILELLQRALVGKFQNPPESVGADAAMTDLLIDSLMIVEMAITIHDDFAVTVGDDELRRGTLGELAARINERKEAP from the coding sequence ATGAATTCCGAGGAATCCATCCTCGAACTCCTCCAGAGAGCGCTCGTCGGGAAATTCCAGAATCCCCCGGAATCGGTCGGGGCCGACGCCGCCATGACCGATCTGCTCATCGATTCCCTCATGATCGTCGAAATGGCCATCACCATCCACGACGACTTCGCCGTCACCGTGGGCGACGACGAGCTGCGCAGGGGAACCCTGGGCGAGCTGGCAGCGCGGATCAACGAGCGGAAGGAGGCGCCGTGA
- a CDS encoding site-specific integrase: protein MIGTGLRRGEVLGLHWSDVHLMERSFYVRYSLSAVNNSTYHLGPPKTRASMSWVAMSPRVHAALLRQAHIQQALMPPGAPLEGLVLCHDGRSPLRPQWVLDQLRRRTEEIGMHDLRRTAATIMISEGMPIALVSKTLRHSTLATTLNLYGHLLKYAAHDTGAALASALDRADAQHIPDRPATALRFAA from the coding sequence GTGATCGGCACCGGCCTGCGCCGCGGCGAAGTCCTGGGCCTGCACTGGAGCGACGTCCACCTCATGGAGCGCAGCTTCTACGTGCGCTACTCCCTGTCGGCGGTCAACAACAGCACCTACCACCTGGGCCCGCCCAAGACGAGGGCCAGCATGAGCTGGGTCGCGATGTCGCCACGCGTCCACGCCGCCCTGCTGCGCCAGGCCCACATCCAGCAGGCCCTGATGCCCCCGGGCGCCCCACTGGAGGGACTGGTCTTGTGCCACGACGGCCGGTCACCGCTGCGCCCGCAGTGGGTCCTGGACCAGCTGCGGCGCCGCACCGAGGAGATCGGCATGCACGACCTGCGCCGCACCGCCGCGACTATCATGATCAGCGAGGGCATGCCCATCGCCCTGGTCTCCAAGACCCTGCGCCACTCCACCCTGGCCACCACCCTCAACCTCTACGGGCACCTCCTCAAGTACGCCGCCCACGACACCGGCGCCGCACTCGCCAGCGCTCTGGACCGCGCCGACGCCCAGCACATTCCCGACCGCCCCGCCACCGCCTTGCGCTTCGCCGCCTGA
- a CDS encoding 1-acyl-sn-glycerol-3-phosphate acyltransferase: MDTSRDIAADRLLDWMIDTYFRVEVSGWENIPDQGSGMLVANHSGAWALDGFVLHRILERGLARRVQIQASEIIFRFPVAGAVSRRAGMVGSDPTLGLSTLGSGQLVAVFPEGFSGVGKGFQYRYQLQRFSEGFAVTAMHVGAPVVPVAIIGAEEALPKVGEVPGLARLLDLPYVPVVPAFPLPSKWLIRFGEPMPAPARPDAFAERAEAARLFRDQVQETVQAMVDRERRRRVNAFW, encoded by the coding sequence ATGGACACGTCGCGCGATATCGCGGCGGATCGCCTGCTCGACTGGATGATCGACACGTATTTCCGGGTCGAGGTCTCTGGATGGGAGAACATCCCTGATCAGGGCAGTGGGATGCTGGTGGCCAACCATTCGGGCGCATGGGCTCTGGATGGATTCGTCCTGCACCGCATCCTGGAGCGCGGATTAGCCAGGCGCGTCCAGATCCAGGCTTCGGAGATTATTTTCCGGTTCCCGGTGGCGGGTGCCGTCTCGCGCCGCGCGGGAATGGTCGGATCGGATCCCACGCTCGGCCTTTCGACGCTGGGTTCCGGGCAGCTGGTCGCGGTCTTCCCCGAGGGCTTCTCCGGTGTGGGCAAGGGATTTCAGTACCGCTATCAGCTGCAGCGTTTCAGTGAGGGTTTCGCGGTGACCGCGATGCATGTCGGGGCGCCGGTTGTCCCGGTCGCCATCATCGGAGCTGAGGAGGCGCTTCCCAAGGTGGGGGAGGTCCCCGGGCTGGCTCGCCTGCTGGACCTGCCCTATGTTCCGGTCGTTCCCGCCTTCCCGCTGCCTTCGAAGTGGCTGATCCGTTTCGGGGAGCCGATGCCGGCCCCGGCACGGCCCGATGCGTTCGCCGAGCGCGCGGAGGCGGCGAGGCTGTTCCGTGACCAGGTGCAGGAGACAGTGCAGGCGATGGTGGACCGCGAGCGGCGGCGACGGGTGAACGCCTTCTGGTGA
- a CDS encoding type II toxin-antitoxin system RelE family toxin: METIEGAIAANPHRVGKPLEEPFDGYHSARRGTYRVIYRINENKRTVEIHSIRHRRDAYRN; the protein is encoded by the coding sequence ATGGAGACGATCGAGGGAGCCATCGCCGCCAATCCACACCGCGTGGGCAAACCCCTGGAAGAACCCTTCGACGGCTACCACTCCGCGCGCCGCGGCACCTACCGCGTCATCTACCGCATCAATGAGAACAAGCGCACCGTCGAGATCCACTCCATCCGCCACCGCCGCGACGCCTACCGCAACTGA
- a CDS encoding beta-ketoacyl-[acyl-carrier-protein] synthase family protein translates to MTRDTTAVVTGLGLVTSGGTDVASTWASVLAGRPTAAHDPEMQGLPVDLSCRVTALDHPVLSWPGCAHLDPYTRFGLVATAQALEQADLPGSGWDPARVAVVGGILFGGTRAQDTASARLAADGPDRVSPYFLTGYMANMLGAAVSLHFGITGPGLSVTTACASGTTALGVARDLLALDHCDIALVVSSEAAVSRLIMTGFAQVGTLSRHGSHPFDADRDGFVMAEGAGALVLERPAFAAARGAAPLARLIGYGAATDAHHLVAPQPEGRGLEQALRTALADAGVTAADVGHINAHGTSTKANDRIEGTALRRVFPHRPPVTSAKGALGHTLAAAGTIEAALTVLALNAGKVPPTAGLRQLDPGIDLDVVSGTPRTLASGIALSTSAGFGGHNAVAILASA, encoded by the coding sequence GTGACCCGCGACACCACCGCGGTGGTCACTGGCCTGGGCCTGGTGACCAGCGGCGGAACCGATGTCGCGAGCACCTGGGCATCGGTGCTCGCCGGCCGCCCCACCGCCGCCCACGACCCGGAGATGCAGGGCCTGCCCGTGGACCTCAGCTGCCGGGTGACGGCACTCGACCACCCCGTCCTGTCCTGGCCGGGCTGCGCCCACCTGGACCCCTACACGCGCTTCGGCCTGGTGGCGACGGCCCAGGCCCTCGAACAGGCCGACCTGCCCGGCTCCGGCTGGGATCCGGCCCGCGTCGCCGTTGTCGGCGGCATCCTCTTCGGCGGCACCCGCGCCCAGGACACCGCAAGCGCCCGCCTGGCCGCCGACGGCCCGGACCGGGTCTCGCCGTACTTCCTCACCGGCTACATGGCCAACATGCTCGGCGCCGCCGTCTCCCTCCACTTCGGCATCACCGGGCCCGGCCTGTCCGTCACCACTGCCTGTGCCTCGGGCACGACCGCGCTCGGCGTCGCCCGGGACCTGCTCGCCCTCGACCACTGCGACATCGCGCTGGTCGTCAGCTCGGAAGCGGCTGTCAGCAGGCTGATCATGACCGGCTTCGCCCAGGTCGGAACGCTGTCCCGGCACGGATCGCACCCCTTCGACGCGGACCGGGACGGCTTCGTGATGGCCGAGGGCGCCGGGGCGCTCGTCCTGGAGCGCCCCGCCTTCGCCGCGGCCCGCGGGGCCGCGCCGCTGGCCCGCCTGATCGGCTACGGGGCGGCCACCGACGCCCACCACCTGGTCGCGCCCCAACCGGAGGGCCGCGGCCTGGAACAGGCCCTGCGCACCGCCCTGGCCGACGCCGGGGTCACCGCGGCCGACGTCGGCCACATCAACGCCCATGGCACCTCGACCAAGGCCAACGACCGGATCGAGGGCACGGCCCTGCGGCGGGTCTTCCCGCACCGGCCACCGGTCACCTCCGCCAAGGGCGCCCTCGGACACACCCTCGCCGCCGCGGGCACCATCGAAGCAGCCCTGACCGTTCTCGCTCTCAACGCGGGCAAGGTCCCTCCCACCGCCGGTCTGCGGCAGCTCGACCCCGGCATCGACCTCGACGTCGTCTCCGGCACCCCCCGGACCCTGGCCTCCGGCATCGCCCTCAGCACCTCCGCCGGCTTCGGCGGCCACAACGCCGTGGCCATCCTCGCCTCCGCCTGA
- a CDS encoding DUF5131 family protein: MSDRSAIEWTEATWNPTTGCDQVSAGCDNCYALTLAKRLKSMGAAKYQHDGDSRTSGPGFGLAVHPDALDIPRRWRTPRTVFVNSMSDLFHARVPLPFVRQVFDVMADTPQHTYQLLTKRSVRLRRVAGQLDWPSNLWMGVSVENASQLSRIEDLRTVPAAVRFLSLEPLLGPLPALDLDGIGWVIAGGESGPGHRPMEQQWVLDIRDSCGEAGIPFFFKQWGGHKPKAGGRDLQGRTWDQLPARAGLAVS, from the coding sequence ATGAGCGATCGCAGCGCCATCGAGTGGACCGAAGCGACCTGGAATCCCACCACCGGGTGCGACCAGGTCTCAGCCGGGTGCGACAACTGCTACGCGCTCACCCTGGCCAAGCGCCTGAAGTCGATGGGAGCAGCCAAGTACCAGCACGACGGCGACTCCCGTACCTCCGGTCCCGGCTTCGGCCTGGCGGTGCATCCAGACGCTCTCGATATCCCACGACGCTGGCGCACCCCGCGCACGGTGTTCGTGAACTCCATGAGCGACCTCTTCCACGCCCGGGTCCCGCTGCCGTTCGTCCGCCAGGTGTTCGACGTCATGGCGGACACCCCCCAGCACACCTACCAGCTGCTGACCAAACGATCGGTGCGCCTTCGACGCGTCGCCGGGCAACTCGACTGGCCGTCGAACCTATGGATGGGCGTATCGGTCGAGAACGCCTCCCAGCTCAGCCGAATCGAGGACCTGCGCACTGTGCCGGCAGCAGTGCGTTTCCTTTCCCTCGAACCCTTGCTCGGCCCGCTTCCCGCCCTGGACCTCGACGGCATCGGCTGGGTCATCGCCGGTGGTGAGTCCGGCCCGGGCCATCGCCCCATGGAGCAGCAATGGGTGCTCGACATCCGCGACTCCTGCGGGGAGGCCGGGATCCCGTTCTTCTTCAAGCAGTGGGGCGGCCACAAGCCGAAGGCCGGCGGACGCGACCTTCAGGGCCGCACGTGGGACCAACTCCCCGCCCGTGCAGGCCTGGCCGTGTCCTAG
- a CDS encoding PucR family transcriptional regulator yields the protein MQQSGWEDPLGAQVERLGAQLLCQAEQLADALVIRIQAAVPAYRTEAAISTEQLRRTCLDNIHFVFGPIGRTPALSSPESRENGRLRARAGVPLAAVMEAYRVAARFLWDCLAGTAARDAVPAEVTVRAASEMWMVLDTYTQQMAEGYREELTAQSLSREQERSALIRALLEGRLTETGSADTATLLGLPSHGSYVVIAAQVPGIGRHAVTDAEPLLRTIGMASSWHLLHDVEVGIAHLPDPARRRDTHRLDDLAELLGSSALSHAGISPPYHDLGSTAAALRLARIALLGAFDGSRVTIFDHDPLAVAAASAPEIMQRVARTVLGTLEGIPAVQRALLLQTFGVWLDCGGSADQAATILFCHPNTVRHRLRRLEEHTGRSLADPRGTAELALAFEIDRRLPAASTG from the coding sequence ATGCAACAGTCAGGGTGGGAAGATCCTCTCGGTGCGCAGGTCGAGCGGCTGGGTGCGCAGCTGCTTTGCCAGGCCGAGCAGCTTGCCGATGCTCTGGTCATCCGCATCCAGGCGGCTGTGCCGGCCTACCGCACAGAAGCCGCTATCAGCACCGAGCAACTGCGCCGCACCTGTCTGGACAACATCCACTTCGTGTTCGGTCCGATCGGTCGCACTCCGGCGCTGTCGTCCCCCGAGTCACGGGAGAACGGCAGGCTGCGTGCCAGGGCCGGGGTTCCACTGGCTGCAGTGATGGAGGCCTACCGGGTCGCCGCCCGCTTCCTCTGGGACTGCCTGGCCGGAACCGCCGCGCGCGACGCCGTACCCGCCGAGGTCACGGTGCGCGCCGCCTCCGAGATGTGGATGGTGCTCGACACCTATACCCAGCAGATGGCCGAGGGCTACCGCGAGGAGCTCACCGCCCAGAGCCTCAGCCGCGAACAGGAGCGCTCCGCCTTGATTCGGGCACTCCTGGAAGGCCGCCTGACCGAAACCGGAAGTGCGGACACCGCCACGCTCCTCGGGCTCCCTTCGCACGGCTCCTACGTCGTCATCGCCGCGCAGGTCCCCGGGATCGGCCGCCACGCCGTCACGGACGCGGAGCCGCTGCTCAGGACCATCGGCATGGCCTCGTCCTGGCACCTGCTGCACGACGTCGAGGTCGGCATCGCCCACCTGCCCGACCCTGCCCGCCGACGCGACACACACCGGCTGGACGACCTCGCCGAACTCCTGGGGTCGAGCGCCCTAAGCCACGCCGGGATCAGCCCGCCCTACCACGACCTCGGCAGTACCGCAGCCGCTCTGCGCCTCGCCCGGATCGCCCTCCTGGGCGCATTCGACGGCAGCAGGGTCACCATCTTCGACCACGACCCGTTGGCCGTCGCCGCCGCGAGCGCCCCGGAGATCATGCAACGCGTGGCACGCACCGTTCTCGGCACACTCGAAGGAATCCCGGCCGTGCAACGCGCCCTGCTGCTGCAGACCTTCGGGGTCTGGCTCGACTGCGGCGGCTCAGCCGATCAGGCCGCGACCATCCTGTTCTGCCACCCCAACACCGTCCGGCACCGCCTGCGCCGCCTGGAGGAACACACCGGACGCTCGCTCGCCGACCCTCGCGGGACTGCCGAACTGGCCCTGGCCTTCGAAATCGACCGTCGTCTCCCCGCCGCGTCCACCGGTTGA
- a CDS encoding alpha/beta hydrolase — translation MSLNAREQQEIDRANASGLKPVVFVHGLWMLASSWQPWRAFFEENGYTTLAPGWPDDPDTVAEARANPDAFAGKSVGQVADHMAEAITGLRQQPVVIGHSFGGLITQQLAGRGLAAVSVAIDSAPFRGVLPLPVSALRSALPVIGNPANYRRAVALTYRQFRYSFANALAESEAERLYETYPVAGSGIPLFQAATANINPATEAKVDTTNPRRGPLLLITGERDHIAPHPIAAASYRKQKRNPGITELQEIPGRGHSLVFDSGWQEVAQIALTFAKQHA, via the coding sequence ATGAGTCTCAACGCTCGTGAGCAGCAGGAGATCGACCGGGCGAACGCCTCCGGACTGAAACCGGTCGTCTTCGTGCACGGACTGTGGATGCTCGCTTCCAGTTGGCAGCCGTGGCGGGCGTTCTTCGAGGAGAACGGCTACACCACGCTCGCCCCCGGATGGCCCGACGATCCCGACACCGTCGCCGAGGCTCGGGCGAACCCGGATGCCTTCGCAGGCAAGAGTGTTGGGCAGGTCGCCGACCACATGGCCGAGGCCATCACCGGCCTGCGGCAGCAGCCCGTGGTCATCGGCCACTCCTTCGGCGGCCTGATCACCCAGCAGCTGGCCGGCCGCGGGCTCGCCGCTGTGTCCGTGGCGATCGACTCCGCACCGTTTCGAGGCGTGCTGCCGCTGCCGGTATCGGCTCTGCGATCCGCACTTCCAGTCATTGGCAACCCAGCCAACTACCGGCGTGCTGTGGCACTGACCTACCGCCAGTTCCGCTACTCCTTCGCCAATGCCCTCGCCGAGAGCGAGGCCGAACGCCTCTACGAGACCTACCCGGTGGCGGGTTCCGGCATCCCGCTGTTCCAGGCCGCCACCGCGAACATCAACCCCGCCACCGAGGCCAAGGTCGACACCACCAACCCTCGGCGAGGCCCGCTGCTGCTGATCACGGGAGAGCGGGACCACATCGCCCCGCACCCGATCGCAGCCGCCTCCTATCGGAAACAGAAGCGCAACCCCGGCATCACCGAACTCCAGGAGATCCCCGGCCGCGGCCACTCGCTGGTGTTCGACAGCGGCTGGCAGGAGGTCGCGCAGATCGCATTGACCTTCGCCAAGCAGCACGCCTGA